From one Lycium barbarum isolate Lr01 chromosome 6, ASM1917538v2, whole genome shotgun sequence genomic stretch:
- the LOC132644838 gene encoding uncharacterized protein LOC132644838: MGNWNRRWIPRKKYKYQEFPPSPPSRYDQSHSSAIQENSVPSWEIDFCRAAGIPWHKVVSAKKYMYCYDNVVKWDDSAGQEALDDAKRRYWGWISGLPPQSLPPDPNMYIDKVDWDSTIDPELILDLDREYFNPNEVDNSVKSENNIVSGCTLVWEDKTGDNSENPWGSGNVQGSKAGDNGENPWESGNMQGSKAGENPWESGNVQGSKAGENPWESGNVQGSKTFKYVEQTWNEWDNPANIKDDDPWERSCPKTQGILTDTAWGGCGNESWGWNTGPNYENGFACVDNTFSNLWHQGGGSVAGAKGNEWANNRTGSWGRNRWNTRGHEQWNSDYGSRRNRNLSRGGGTTSKERRWGESEFTSWDRQRLPRQSNERNVDFGRPSGGEKTFYTGSRKREGSSQHMSGYNRSRFQGDEQRTACNWREEKPQKRVTFSFND; encoded by the exons ATGGGGAATTGGAATAGAAGATGGATACCAAGAAAAAAATACAAATACCAAGAATTTCCACCTTCTCCTCCATCCCGTTACGACCAATCTCATTCTTctg CTATCCAGGAAAATAGTGTCCCATCATGGGAAATAGATTTCTGCAGAGCAGCTGGAATTCCTTGGCACAAGGTTGTGAGTGCAAAAAAATACATGTACTGTTATGATAATGTGGTTAAGTGGGATGACTCTGCAGGTCAAGAAGCACTGGACGATGCAAAAAGAAGATATTGGGGTTGGATAAGTGGTCTTCCCCCTCAGAGTCTTCCTCCTGATCCAAATATGTACATTGATAAAGTTGATTGGGACTCAACTATTGATCCGGAGCTGATATTAGATTTGGACAGAGAGTATTTTAATCCTAATGAAGTTGATAACTCTGTCAAGTCTGAGAATAACATAGTTTCTGGATGCACCCTGGTATGGGAGGATAAAACTGGTGATAATAGTGAAAATCCTTGGGGAAGTGGTAATGTGCAGGGCTCTAAAGCTGGTGATAATGGTGAAAATCCTTGGGAAAGTGGTAATATGCAGGGCTCTAAAGCTGGTGAGAATCCTTGGGAAAGTGGTAATGTGCAGGGCTCTAAAGCTGGTGAAAATCCTTGGGAAAGTGGTAACGTGCAGGGATCTAAAACTTTTAAGTATGTGGAGCAGACTTGGAATGAATGGGATAACCCTGCAAACATCAAAGACGACGATCCGTGGGAAAGGAGTTGCCCTAAAACCCAGGGGATCTTGACGGACACTGCCTGGGGAGGCTGTGGAAATGAGTCATGGGGTTGGAACACGGGGCCAAATTATGAGAATGGATTTGCTTGTGTTGATAATACTTTTAGCAATTTGTGGCATCAAGGTGGTGGAAGTGTTGCTGGTGCTAAAGGAAACGAATGGGCTAATAATAGAACTGGTTCCTGGGGTCGAAACCGTTGGAATACTAGGGGGCATGAGCAGTGGAATTCAGACTATGGTTCTCGTCGGAATAGGAACCTTAGTCGAGGTGGTGGAACAACCTCAAAAGAGAGAAGATGGGGAGAATCAGAGTTCACGTCTTGGGATCGGCAGCGATTACCAAGGCAGAGTAATGAGAGAAATGTGGATTTTGGAAGACCTAGCGGAGGTGAAAAAACCTTCTATACTGGTTCGCGCAAGAGGGAAGGTTCTTCACAACATATGTCGGGGTACAATAGATCAAGGTTTCAAGGTGATGAACAGAGGACTGCATGCaattggagagaagaaaaaccacaGAAGAGGGTTACTTTTAGCTTTAATGACTAG
- the LOC132644837 gene encoding geranylgeranyl diphosphate reductase, chloroplastic-like gives MASQIYLDLHPLRSLPLPLKTQNPQNQSHHFKPNTKNPITCKLRAAVIGGGPAGSSAAESLAAGGIETFLFERSSPATAKPCGGAIPLCMLDEFSIPTHLIDRHVTQMRFISPSNLIVDFGKTLGPHEFIAMLRREVLDSFLRRRAEATGATLIKALVTDLVVPTSLREPYVINYIIGNCQRQLAVDVVIGADGANSRVAKSIKAGNYATAIAFQERIKLPEDKMGYYENLAEIYVGNDVSPDFYAWVFPKCDHVAVGTGTVCSKGDIKSFQRAIRARAKPKIDGGKVIKVEAHPIPEHPRAVRVRGRVALVGDAAGYVTKCSGEGIYFAAKSGRICGEAIVKASEGGENMISEDDLKREYLRKWDDKYFTTFKFLDVLHKVFYGSNAAREALIELCGDEYVQRMTFDSYLYKKLASGNRWEDAKMVMNTISSLVRCNIMGREMEASAQKILSRV, from the coding sequence ATGGCCTCCCAAATATACTTAGATCTTCACCCTCTTCGTTCTCTTCCACTCCCACTCAAAACCCAAAACCCACAAAACCAATCCCATCACTTCAAACCAAACACCAAAAACCCCATTACCTGCAAACTCCGAGCAGCTGTTATCGGCGGCGGCCCAGCCGGTTCCTCCGCCGCAGAATCTCTTGCCGCTGGCGGAATCGAAACATTCCTCTTCGAACGCAGCAGCCCAGCCACCGCCAAACCATGCGGCGGCGCGATCCCACTATGCATGCTCGACGAGTTCTCAATCCCCACACACCTCATCGATCGCCACGTCACCCAAATGCGATTCATTTCACCATCAAATCTCATCGTCGATTTCGGTAAAACCCTAGGACCACACGAGTTCATCGCTATGCTCCGCCGAGAGGTGTTAGACTCATTCCTCCGCCGCCGCGCCGAAGCCACCGGCGCCACCCTAATTAAAGCCCTAGTTACCGATCTCGTGGTCCCCACATCCTTACGTGAACCTTACGTCATTAACTACATCATCGGTAATTGCCAGCGTCAGcttgctgttgatgttgttattggcgCTGATGGGGCGAATAGCCGTGTGGCTAAATCCATTAAAGCTGGAAATTACGCTACTGCCATTGCTTTTCAAGAGAGGATTAAATTGCCTGAGGATAAAATGGGGTATTACGAGAATTTAGCTGAGATTTATGTTGGGAATGACGTGTCACCCGATTTTTACGCGTGGGTGTTTCCGAAATGTGACCACGTGGCAGTGGGGACGGGTACGGTGTGTTCGAAGGGTGATATTAAATCATTTCAACGTGCTATCAGAGCACGAGCCAAACCAAAGATTGATGGCGGAAAAGTGATTAAAGTGGAGGCTCATCCCATACCGGAGCATCCCCGCGCGGTTCGGGTTCGTGGACGGGTCGCTCTGGTAGGGGATGCAGCGGGATACGTGACGAAATGTTCGGGCGAAGGAATATATTTTGCGGCGAAAAGCGGAAGAATCTGTGGGGAAGCAATCGTGAAGGCCTCGGAAGGCGGAGAAAACATGATCAGTGAAGATGATTTGAAGAGAGAATATTTAAGAAAGTGGGATGACAAGTATTTTACAACTTTCAAGTTCTTGGATGTGTTGCATAAAGTGTTTTATGGCAGCAATGCAGCAAGGGAAGCATTGATAGAGTTGTGTGGAGACGAATATGTGCAAAGAATGACATTTGATAGCTACTTGTATAAGAAATTAGCTAGTGGCAATAGGTGGGAAGATGCTAAAATGGTCATGAACACAATTTCGAGTTTGGTTAGGTGTAATATTATGGGGCGAGAAATGGAAGCATCTGCCCAAAAAATTCTCTCACGAGTATAG